The following is a genomic window from Opitutus sp. GAS368.
CCGATCGACAAGCAGCGCTGGATCTACGCCTGCTCGAAGCAGCTCCTCGACCGCGTCATCTACGCCTACGGCGTGCGCGACAACATCGACTACACGCTCTTCCGCCCCTTCAACTGGATCGGGCCGAAGCTCGACAACGTCTTCGAGCAGAAGGAAGGCAGCTCGCGGCTCTTCACGCAGTTCATCTCGAACGTCATTTACCAGAAGCCCATCCAGCTCGTCGACGGCGGCAAGCAAAGCCGCTCCTTCACCTTCATCGACGACGGCATCGACGCGCTCCTGCGCATCATCGAGAACAAGAACGGCCGGGCCTCGCGCCAGATCTTCAACCTCGGCAACCCGCGGAACGACGTGAGCGTGGCGCAGCTGGCGAAATACATCATCGCCGCCTTCAAGCACTATCCGGAATACCGCGAGCACGCCGCCAACGCGAAGGTCATCAAGGTTTCCTCCGGCAAGTATTTCGGCAAGTATTACCAGGACATCCAGAAACGCGTGCCCTCGATCGCCCACGCGAAGAAACAGCTCGGCTGGAATCCCAAGGTCGACCTGAAGACGGCCATCCGCCTGACGCTCGACTACCACCTCGCGCACAAGGATTACTCGCTCGAGTGAGCGCGGTGCATCCCTGATGGCCCTCCGGCTCGCCCTCAAGATCGACGTCGACACCGACCGCGGCACACGGCTCGGCGTGCCGAACCTGCTGGCGGACCTCGGGGCCGCGGGCGTCCCGGCCACGTTCCTGTTCTCGCTCGGGCCGGACCAGACGGGCCGCGCCATCACGCGCGTTTTCCGGCCGGGCTTTTTGAAAAAGGTCGGGCGCACTAGCATCGTCGAACTCTACGGCGTGCGCACGCTGCTCAACGGCACGCTGCTGCCCGCCCCGCACATCGGCCGGCGCAACGAAGCCATGATCCGGAGCGTGCGGGATGCCGGCTTCGAAACCGGCATCCATTGCTACAGCCACTACCGCTGGCAGGATTACGTCCATACCATGAGCCCCGGGGCCGTGTCGGCCGAGTTCGAGGCCGCGCGCACGGAGTTCCGGCGTATCTTCGGCACCGAGGCCGTGACGGCCGGCGCCGCCGGCTGGCAGGCCAACGCCAACAGCCGGGCCGCCTATGACCGCGCCGGCCTGCTCTACGCCAGCGACACCCGCGGCACCGCCCCGTTCTTTCCCCGCATCGGGGACCGCACCTTCGCCACGCTGGAAATTCCCTCCACCCTGCCCACGGTGGACGAGCTGATGGGCCGCCCCGAATTTCCGGATGATCGCATCGTGCCGCACCTGCTGTCCCTGCTCCGGCCGGATGCGCTCAATGTCTTCACGCTGCACGCCGAGATCGAGGGCCTGGGCCGGCGCGGGATTTTCCGGCAATTGCTCGCCGCGCTCCCGGGTGCCGGCGTCGGCGTGGTGTCACTGGAGGAAGCCGCGCGGCAGTTGCTGGCGCAGCGCGCCAGCATCCCCGCCTGCGAACTGCAGCAGGGCTCCATCGACGGCCGCTCCGGCTTGCTCGCCGTGCAAGGGCCGCCGGTCTGAACCGCCCGGCTTTGCCCTTGTCCGCGGCCGACCTTGCGGGCACAAATCCTTCAACCCCGAACGAACATGCTGCTCAAACCTCATACGCGGCTGCCGGGCTTGACGTGGATCCTGGCGGTGGCGTTCGGCTTCATCCTGCTCCCCGCTCCCCTGCCGGCCAAGGGCCAGCTCACGACCGTGTCGAGTTTTCCCGACGCCGGGCAGAAGCTGGACGTGGTGACGTATCACGATCCGGACAAGGGCGGGCAAAACAAAACCGGTCTGCTCGGCATCGCCGCGCAGACCCGGATTTCCTTTGCTTTCAACAAGGAGGAATACGCCGACCTGTTCGCGCTCTGGCAGAAGGCGCGGCAGGCCCAGGCCGATGCTTGGACGGAAGTCGGTTCGCTGAAGGAACGCGGCACCAGCGATCCCGCCACAATCATCCTGTTGGCCGGGCCGGGAGTGAAATTCATCATCTCGGACAGCCGGCACCCCACCCTCACCCACGTGCTTTCCCGGGCCGACTTGGATCGGTTCGAGAACGCCCTTAATCAGGTGAAGGACTTTCTTTCAAACTGACCGCCGCCTGGGCCGGCCCTTCTAGGACCGGTCGACCTTGTAGAACATCCAGAAACCCAGCGCCTGGAAGCCGAGGTTGGGCAGCCACATCAGCAGGTCGGGCCGCAGCGCCGGGTGCCCGTCCACCCAGCCGACCATGATGGTCCCGAAATAATACGCCATGGCCAGCGTGAGGGCCAGGCCAAGATTGGCCGAGGTCTCCTTGCGCGAGACCCTGATGCCGAGCGGAATCGCGATGAGGGCGAAGGAGAGCACCGAAAACGCCGCGGCGAACTTCTCGTGGATGGTGACCTGGACGCGCATCAGTTGTTTGACGCGCTGGTCCCCCGGCACCGTCGGGTCGGGCTGTTTCAGCCGCCGCCATTCTCCGATCAGCTGGGAAAAGGTCAGCCACTTCGCCTTCACGTTGACCGTCGGCCGGCCGGTCAGCTTGCCCAGCGACAGGTCGAAGGTGGCATGGTCGGTGGCCCCTCCGCTGCGAACTTTCGCCGGGTCTTCCGGATCCTGGCGGTCATGGGTCTCCGCCTGCAGGTAGTCGAGACTGAGCACCAGCTTGCTGTTGGCCTCGTCAAAGCGGATCCAGCCCGTGGTGGCCCGGCCGGAGTTGATCACCCGCTTCTGTTTGTCGAGATTCCAGATCCAGATGTCCTTGAGCAGGTCCCCCTGCTTGTCGCCCACATAGACGATCCGGTCGGGAAAATCCCGGATGAAGGTCTTGGGGATGATGAAGCTGAGCGGATTCTGTCCCACGGCCTGCGCCAGCAGTGTCTCATAAGCCACCTTGGCCCGCGGCATGAACTCGAAATTGATCGCCAGCGTGGCCCCCACCCCCAGCAGCGCGGAAAAAAGGATGGGCGCCGAAAGCCAGGCCACGCTCACTCCGGAAGCCCGCAGCGCCGTGATCTCGCGGTCCGAGGACATCCGCCCCAACACCAGCAGCACCCCCGTCAGCATGCCCATGGGCAGGGCATAGGAAAACATGACCGGCACCATCAGCGCGAACAGGTAGACCATCGTCTCCAGCCCCAGCTGCCCGGCGATAATGTGCGGCATCAGGTCGTTCACGGCGTTGCCGAGCATCAGCACGAAGGTAAACAACCCCACGGCGGCAGCGCACGTCAGGACGACGTTCGCGAAGATATGCCGGTGGATGAGGTTCATCAGATTGGTTGAAAGTTGAGGGTTGAGGGTTGAGAGTCCGACCGCAACGCCGACTTTTCGGCCCGTATTTCCTCCCCTTTCCGTCCGCCGCCCCCACGTTCCAGCTTTTATGCGCTACACGCCCGCCCGGCCCACGATCTATGGCGAAACCCTCGACTCGCTCACCGCGCTGCTCAAGGAGCACGGTCACCCGGCATTCCGCGCGCGCCAGGTCCTGACCTGGCTCTACAAGAAGCGCGTCAAGACCTGGGAGGAGATGACCGACCTTTCCCGCCCGTTTCGCACCTGGCTGGCCGCCACCTTCGAGCTCGAGCCGACCAAGTTCGTCCTGACCAAGCAATCCGAGGACGTCACCGACAAGCTCCTGCTCGAGCTCGGCGACAAGTCCCTCATCGAGACCGTCATCATCCGCGCCCCCCAGCTTGGCGTCGGCCAGGAGAATTCCCGCAAGACGATCTGCATCTCCACCCAGGTCGGCTGCGCCATGGGCTGCAAGTTCTGCGCCTCCGGCCTCGAAGGCCTCAAGCGCAACCTCTCCGCCGGCGAGATCGTCCACCAGCTCATCCAGGTCTGCCGGCAGGAGGACGACCGCACGCCGCGTGCCCACGCCGAGCTCGTCTCCTTCGACAACCTCGTGGTCATGGGCATGGGCGAGCCGCTGCACAATTACGATGCCATCCTGCGCGCCCTCACCATCCTCAACGCCGAGTGGGGCCTCGGCTTCGGCGCGCGCCGCATCACGCTCTCCACCTCCGGCCTCGTGCCGAAGATCAAGCAGCTCGCCGACGAGCCGCTGGGCATCCGCCTTGCCATCAGCCTGCACGGCGCCACCGACGAGGTCCGCGAGCAGATCATGCCGATCAACAAGAAGTGGCCGCTCAAGGAACTCATCCCCGCCATCCGCGAGTTTTCCGAAAAGCACGGCCGCATGGTGACGCTCGAGTTCATCCTCATCGAGGATATCAACGACTCGCTCGATCAGGCCGGGAAGCTCCGCGACATCGCCTACGACCTGCACGCCCACGTGAATCTCATCCCCTACAACACCGTCGAGGGCCTGCCGTGGAAGCGCCCGAGCCTCACGCGGCAGGAGAAATTCGCCCAGGTGCTCGACCGGGGCGGCGTGTCGGTGACGCTGCGGCGCGAGAAGGGTCACGCCATCGACGCGGCGTGCGGCCAGTTGCGGTTGAAGACGGAAAAGGCCCGCGAGGCCGCCGCGGCGAACTGACCGGCTCCGCATGCACCTGCCCGCCTACCTCGAGATCCCGCTGCGACTGGCACTCTTGATGGGCGGCTTGCTGCTGCCTGGCTCGATGCTGCTGCGCGCGCTGCGCCTGCCGTGGTCGCTGGCCGCGGCCTTCGCCACTTCCGCCGCCACGTTGTATGTTGTCGTGCTGGTTTTCGCGTGGACCGGCGCCGCCATCTCGCTGGTCACGCTCGCCGCCGGGCTCGGCCTCGTGGCGCTGCTCGCCCGGCTCGTGCCGGCGCGCCCAAGCACCACGCAGATCAGCTCGTCCTTTGCCTGCTTCGAACAGATGGGCGCGTGGCTGCCACTCTACGCCGCGTTCTGGCTGATCGTCGCCTACCGGCTCGGTTTCCAGCCGCTGAACGGACCGGATGTCACGTTCCGCTGGAGCTGGCTGGCCGAGCAGATGCTGCAGTTCGGCTCGCTGGATTTTTACCCACCGCGCAGTGGCGGGGATTTTGTCCGTTACTTCTGGGCCGAGAGCATCCCGCCGGGCGTCGCCAGCCTCTACGCCTGGGCCTATGCGTGCGGCGGCAGCAACCAGGCGCTGTGGACCACGCCGGTCGTCGCGCTGCAATTGCTCGCGGTCCACGAGCTCATCTGGCGGCTGGCCAGCCGCTGGGGCGGCGAAGTCGTCGCCCGCCGCGCGGTGTTGCTCGCTGCGGCTTGCCCGCTGCTGACGTGGTCCGTCCTCATGGGCCAGGAGACGGGCCTGACCGCCTTCGCCGTGACGGGCCTCGTCTGGAGTTTGTCGCATCTGCGCGACGACAACGGCAACCGCTGGGTCGTGCTCGCGGGTCTGTTTGCCATCGTCGCGGCCAGCACGCGCGAATACGGCGCCATCTTTCCGGTCGTCGCGGTGGCCGCCACGGTGTGGCTGCGGGCCCCGCGCCGGCAGGCGTGGCTGCTCGCCGCGGTGGCGCTGCCGGCGGCCCTTGCCTGGCCGCTGCGCGTGTGGCTGTTGACGGGCAATCCGGTCTACAGCCTGAACATCCTCGGTCTTTTCAAGGCAAACCCGGTCTTCACGGCTTGGAACGACACCTTGCGCGGCCCGTCCAGCCTGGCGCTGGGCACAATCGCCAGCTGGCAGGACCTCGGCCGCTACCTGCTGTTGTGGGCGTTGCCGGCTGTCGCCGGACTGGTCGCGCTGGTCATGCTGCTCGTCCAACGCCTGCGCGAGGCGCGGATCGTGGCCGTCTTCGTGGTCCTCTCGCTTGCGCTTTGGTTTGTCTCGGTTTTCTACACGGCGGGCGGGCTGTTCTACTCGCTCCGTGTGCTCAGTCCCGCATTCGCGCTGCTTGCGGTCGTCGCGAGCTACGGCCTGGCGTTCTGGGTGCAGCATCCCGCCGCGGCCCGGTATGCGGCCGCCGGCGTCGCCCTGGTGCTCCTTGAATCGCTGCCCAAGACCCTGGTGCTCCCGGAAAATCCCTACCGCATCGCCCCGCGCGAATGGCCGGGCGCGGTGGCGCAATTCCCCACCGTCGTCCGCAACGTCAACGCCGCCCTGCTCGCCAAGGTCCAGCCCCTGCCCGAGCGGCGCCGGATTCTCTCCGACCACGCAGGCCTGCCGCGGGTTTTCGCCGCGATCAGCACGGAGGTCGCGCCGCTGTGGAGCCCCGAGGTCGCCTGGCTGTTCGACGAGAAACTCAAGCCCGAGGAAGTCGCCCAGCGCTGGCGGAAGTCCGGCCTGCGCTACCTCGTGCTCGGCAAGACCGGCGCAAGCGCGAGCTTCATGCAGGCCCATGCGCGGTGGCGGGCGCCGTATTTCACGCTCAAGCCCGTGGCCGAGACCGAGACACATATAATCCTCGAGGCCACGGTCCCGGCCGGGCCGGCCAAGTAAGACGCAATCGGGGCTTTACACGTATCATCGAATTCGGATGCATTGATTGCTGAATGACCGCCGACCGGCCCATCTCCGAGCTCTTCGTGCAGCAGCGCCCGCTGCGCTCGCTGGAGTTTTTCCCGCCCAAGGATGACGCCGGCGTCGAGACGCTGCGCCAGACGGCCCTGGCCCTGAAGCGCATCGCGCCCGACTTCGTGTCGGTCACCTATGGCGCCGGCGGCAGCACGCGCGAACGCACCGCCCAGGTCAGCCGGCTGCTGCGCACCGAAATCGGCTTCACGGTCATGCCCCATCTCACCTGCGTCGGCCACACCCGCGAGGAGCTGAACGGCGTCGCCGACCAGCTCCATGCCGGTGGCTACCGCAACATCATGACCCTCCGTGGCGACCCGCCGAAGGGCCAGACCGAGTTCGTGCCCTACCAGGACGGCCTGCGTTACGGCAGCGACCTCGTCGCCTTGCTCAAGGCACGCCACGCGGACTTCTGCCTCGGTGTCGGCGGCTACCCGGAAAAACATCCCGAGGCTCCGTCGCTCGAGATCGATTTGGACAACCTGAAGCGCAAGGTCGACGCCGGCGCGGCGTTCATCACGACGCAGCTCTTCTTCGACAACGCCGTCTATTACCGCTTTGTGGAAAAGTGCCGCGCCCGCGGCATCCGGGTGCCGATCGTGCCGGGCATCATGCCCGTGCTGTCGCTGAAGCAGATCAAGCGCTTCACCGAGATGTGCGGCGCCACGCTGCCCCACAAACTCACCAAGCGCCTCGAGGCCGCCGGCGAGGCGCCCGAGATCGTCGAGTCGGTCGGCAACGAGTGGGCCGTCACGCAGATCCGCGACCTCGTCGCACACGGCGCCCCCGGCTACCACCTCTACATCATGAACCGCGCGAAAGCCGCGCTGGCGCTGGCAGCGGGGCTGGCGGCCTGATTCCTCAGGACCGAACGAGATCGTGCTTCCGGTATTTGAGCAGCAGCGCTCTCAACTCGTTGAATAGTTCCGGTGCAAGATCAGTGGTCAGCCTGAAATCCGCTTTTGTTTGCTTCATACTGCGGGCGCTTTGCGCCCGCACTAAACGCGCCTCATGGCAGCCAAAGCAGAAAAGGATGCTATAAATATCGTCCTCCAACTCGAAGCGCACCGCAAAGTCGGCATGGAAACCGCCACAAAGTTTCACTCCATGCCACGGCCGCAATAACTTGACTCCCGTTAGACGTCGCAAGGTTAGCACATCACCCTCAGCCGGCTTCTGCGCCTGCTGGTAGAATAACTCGCCATCGATTTCAAGCGGCGGTGCGTCCTGCGGTTGGCTGGTCAGAATGTTCTTGGCGTTCACGGTTACGCGCGGCCAGCCCTCGTAAATCTCAAATCTATCGACCGTAGCGAAGGCATGTGCCATGGCATCGGTCGCATCAGCGAAACCGATGTCACTGTCTCCGCTCTCCTTCGGCACATAAACCCTGATATCAGCTAACACCGCGCCCACCAATACAAAGGACGCGAGAGTGAGCATGGTCTTATTCATAGGAACGATGACGCATCCGGTGTGGGTTTCTTAGTCAGCCTCCCGCGAACACCGGCCGGAAGCCGGCCTCGGTCAGGATCGCGGCAATTTTCTCGCGCTGGTCGCCCTGGATCTCGATGTCGCCGTCCTTCACCGTGCCGCCGCAGCCGCAGGCGTTGCGCATCTTCTTCGCGAGCGACTCCTTTTCGGGCAGGCCGATGCCGACGAAGCCGGTGACGAGCGTCACGGTCTTGCCGCCGCGCCCGGCCGTGGTGCGCTTTAAGTCGACCCGGCCGCGGTTCTTTTGATTGCGGACCTCGGATTGCGGATTGGCGATTGGCGCAACGGGCTTCGAGGGCAATCCGGTTGGATTCAGGCTGGCGAACGGATTGGAGCCAAGTGATTGGCCGCCGTCGGTGGAAATCTTGTCGGAGGAACTCATGTTGGGGTGTTTCGTGGAGGGCCCGCGTCCCCGTGGGCCGCGGCCCGTCAGGAGACGGGCCCTCCAACAAGGCTAGTGTAGGAGCCTGCTTGCAGGCGATTCAACATCATCGCCTGCAAGCAGGCTCCTACAAAATGCAAAGCTCACGCCTTACCCCCTCTCCCACAACCTCCAGGCGGCGACGCCGGCTTGGCCGACAGCTGATCAACCCCGCCCAGATAAGCCAATGCCTTGGCGTAGCTGCGGCCGGACAGGAAATGCTCGAGCTGCGGGTGCAGTTCCGCCCGGTGCGCCGAGTGGAGGGCCTCGATCTCCGTCAGGGCGGCGGAGATGGCCGGCCCATCAGAATTCTTAATCCCAGCATGGAGCTGGATAAGCGCTGCTTTGATTTTGGTCTCGGTCATTTTAGGGTGTGGAATTAAATTATCTTACACAGTGGTTTGGGCCGGCGTTATTCCCCTTTCATCTCCGCCCTCTGGGCCTGAATCACCTTGTCTCTGCGGACCGCCGATGCTCCCATTCATGTCCCACGCTTACTATTACCCCGCGTGATAGGCAAGCCGTCATCCCCCGACGACTCTTCAACCATTATTTCCATGAATCCCGTCACCGTATCCGAACGCGCCAATGCCGGCGTGATCGAGGAATACTACCAGCGCTGGCTCGACAATCCCGACTCCGTCGACCCGACGTGGCGCGCGTTCTTCCAGGGCTTCGCGCTGGGCAGCAACGGGCAGGCCCCGACCAGCGCCCCGTCCGGCGCGGTCATCGACGCCTCCAAGCAAGCCGGCGTCTATTACCTGATCAACGCCTACCGCGCCATCGGCCACATCCAGTCGCACCTCGACCCGCTCAGCGACGCGCCCCCGCCCTCTCCCAAGCTGGCCCTGAGCCACTTCCGCCTGTCCGACGCCGACCTCGACACGGTCTTCGACGTCAGCAATTTCGCCGGTGGCGGCCAGATGAAGCTCCGCGACATCCTCGCCGCGCTGCACCAGATTTACTGCGGCCACGTCGGCGTGGAATACGCCCACATCCAGGACCAGGACGCCCGCCGCTGGCTCCAGGAACGCATCGAGTCCACCCGCCTCCAGCCGAAGTTCACCAAGCCGCTCAAGGTCCGCATCCTCCGCCGGGTCCACAAGGCCGAGCTGTTCGAGAAATTCCTCCACACGAAATACGTCGGCCAAAAGCGCTTCTCCCTCGAGGGCGGCGAGACGACCATCGCGGCGCTCGACGCCATCATCGACCACTGTCCCGAGTCGGGCATCGAGGAGATCGTCATGGGCATGGCCCACCGCGGCCGCCTGAACGTCCTCTGCAGCATCCTGCGCAAGTCCTTCGACCAGCTCTTCGAGCAGTTCTCCGAGAACTACATCCCCGACACGGTCGCGGGCGACGGCGACGTGAAGTATCACCTCGGCTACGAGTCCATCCTCACGACCACCACCGGCGCGAAGGTCGAGGTCCGCCTCGCCGCCAACCCGTCGCACCTCGAGATCGTCAACCCCGTCGTCGAGGGCAAGGCCCGCGCCCGCCAGCGCATCCGCGGCGACAGCAAGGAGCGTCGCAAGGTCATGCCCGTGCTCATCCACGGCGACGCCGCTGTCGCCGGCCAGGGCATCGTGGCCGAGACGCTCAACTTCTCCCAGCTCCCCGGCTACCGCACCGGCGGCACCGTCCACTTCGTCATCAACAACCAGATCGGCTTCACCACCGACCCGTCCGACTCGCGCTCGACGCGCTACTGCACGGACATCGCGAAGCTGGTCGAGGCCCCGATCTTCCACGTCAACGGCGACGATCCCGAGGCCGTGTGCATGGTCGCGCAGCTCGCGGTGGACTTCCGCGTGAAGTTCAAGCGCGACGTGTTCATCGACATGTATTGCTACCGGAAGCACGGCCACAACGAGACCGACGAGCCGTCCTTCACGCAGCCCACGCTCTACAAAAAGATCGCCGCCCACGAGCTGGTCTCCGCCATCTACACCAAGCAGCTCGTCGCCGAGGGCTCCATCACGCCGGCCGAGGGCGACGCGATCCGGACGGAGTATTCCGGGGCGCTCGACGACAACCTGGTCAAGGCCAAGACCCGCGAGGCCGCCAAGGCCGAGAAGCGCAAGGCCGCGGCCGCCGCCGACACCGTCGCGACCGACCCGTTCAAGGGCTCGACCGCCGTCTTCCAGCCGGCCTACACGCACGCGCCGGTCACGACCGCCGTCAGCGCGGCCACGCTCGACCAGGTCGTGAAGGCGCTCACCACCGTGCCGGCCGACTTCAAGGTCCACGCCAAGATCAAGCGCTTCATCGACGGCCGCGCCGAGGCGCACAAGCACGGCGGCCCCTACGACTGGGGCATGGGCGAGGCGCTGGCCTTCGGCACGCTGCTGCTCGACGGCTCGCCGATCCGCCTCAGCGGCCAGGACAGCGAGCGCGGCACGTTCACGCACCGTCACGCCGTCTTCAACGACACCGACACCGACGCAAAATTCACCGCCCTTAACACGATCTCCGACCAGCAGGCGAAGTTCTGCGTCTACAACTCGCTGCTCTCCGAGGCCGCCGTGCTCGGCTTCGACTACGGCTATTCCCTCGACTACCCGGACATGCTCTGCATCTGGGAGGCGCAGTTCGGCGACTTCGCCAACGGCGCCCAGGTCGTCCTCGACCAGTTCATCGCCGCCGG
Proteins encoded in this region:
- a CDS encoding bifunctional UDP-4-keto-pentose/UDP-xylose synthase, producing the protein MPLKVLILGANGFIGSSLTHAILKKKDWEVYGMDVGDHKLGDSLGHPRFKFVEGDVMISHEWIEYHVKKCDAVIPLVAIANPAQYVKDPLRVFELDFESNLAVVRLCAKYKKRILFPSTSEVYGMSPDRELNEETTNMVYGPIDKQRWIYACSKQLLDRVIYAYGVRDNIDYTLFRPFNWIGPKLDNVFEQKEGSSRLFTQFISNVIYQKPIQLVDGGKQSRSFTFIDDGIDALLRIIENKNGRASRQIFNLGNPRNDVSVAQLAKYIIAAFKHYPEYREHAANAKVIKVSSGKYFGKYYQDIQKRVPSIAHAKKQLGWNPKVDLKTAIRLTLDYHLAHKDYSLE
- a CDS encoding translation initiation factor — encoded protein: MSSSDKISTDGGQSLGSNPFASLNPTGLPSKPVAPIANPQSEVRNQKNRGRVDLKRTTAGRGGKTVTLVTGFVGIGLPEKESLAKKMRNACGCGGTVKDGDIEIQGDQREKIAAILTEAGFRPVFAGG
- a CDS encoding 2-oxoglutarate dehydrogenase E1 component encodes the protein MNPVTVSERANAGVIEEYYQRWLDNPDSVDPTWRAFFQGFALGSNGQAPTSAPSGAVIDASKQAGVYYLINAYRAIGHIQSHLDPLSDAPPPSPKLALSHFRLSDADLDTVFDVSNFAGGGQMKLRDILAALHQIYCGHVGVEYAHIQDQDARRWLQERIESTRLQPKFTKPLKVRILRRVHKAELFEKFLHTKYVGQKRFSLEGGETTIAALDAIIDHCPESGIEEIVMGMAHRGRLNVLCSILRKSFDQLFEQFSENYIPDTVAGDGDVKYHLGYESILTTTTGAKVEVRLAANPSHLEIVNPVVEGKARARQRIRGDSKERRKVMPVLIHGDAAVAGQGIVAETLNFSQLPGYRTGGTVHFVINNQIGFTTDPSDSRSTRYCTDIAKLVEAPIFHVNGDDPEAVCMVAQLAVDFRVKFKRDVFIDMYCYRKHGHNETDEPSFTQPTLYKKIAAHELVSAIYTKQLVAEGSITPAEGDAIRTEYSGALDDNLVKAKTREAAKAEKRKAAAAADTVATDPFKGSTAVFQPAYTHAPVTTAVSAATLDQVVKALTTVPADFKVHAKIKRFIDGRAEAHKHGGPYDWGMGEALAFGTLLLDGSPIRLSGQDSERGTFTHRHAVFNDTDTDAKFTALNTISDQQAKFCVYNSLLSEAAVLGFDYGYSLDYPDMLCIWEAQFGDFANGAQVVLDQFIAAGESKWQRTSGITLLLPHGYEGQGPEHSSARLERFLQSCAENNIQVANLTTPAQLFHVLRRQMKREFKKPLVIMSPKSLLRHPGAVSRLADFTTGGFQEIIDDPIESKKCDRLILCSGKVYYDLIDYREKNQVENTAIIRVEQLYPLHRDRLAELADDYGRDARLIWCQEEPQNMGAWTYIAPHLEELFGRKAIYAGREAAASPAVGLLALHRMQLATFLKKAFSL
- the rlmN gene encoding 23S rRNA (adenine(2503)-C(2))-methyltransferase RlmN, encoding MRYTPARPTIYGETLDSLTALLKEHGHPAFRARQVLTWLYKKRVKTWEEMTDLSRPFRTWLAATFELEPTKFVLTKQSEDVTDKLLLELGDKSLIETVIIRAPQLGVGQENSRKTICISTQVGCAMGCKFCASGLEGLKRNLSAGEIVHQLIQVCRQEDDRTPRAHAELVSFDNLVVMGMGEPLHNYDAILRALTILNAEWGLGFGARRITLSTSGLVPKIKQLADEPLGIRLAISLHGATDEVREQIMPINKKWPLKELIPAIREFSEKHGRMVTLEFILIEDINDSLDQAGKLRDIAYDLHAHVNLIPYNTVEGLPWKRPSLTRQEKFAQVLDRGGVSVTLRREKGHAIDAACGQLRLKTEKAREAAAAN
- a CDS encoding glycosyltransferase family 39 protein — protein: MHLPAYLEIPLRLALLMGGLLLPGSMLLRALRLPWSLAAAFATSAATLYVVVLVFAWTGAAISLVTLAAGLGLVALLARLVPARPSTTQISSSFACFEQMGAWLPLYAAFWLIVAYRLGFQPLNGPDVTFRWSWLAEQMLQFGSLDFYPPRSGGDFVRYFWAESIPPGVASLYAWAYACGGSNQALWTTPVVALQLLAVHELIWRLASRWGGEVVARRAVLLAAACPLLTWSVLMGQETGLTAFAVTGLVWSLSHLRDDNGNRWVVLAGLFAIVAASTREYGAIFPVVAVAATVWLRAPRRQAWLLAAVALPAALAWPLRVWLLTGNPVYSLNILGLFKANPVFTAWNDTLRGPSSLALGTIASWQDLGRYLLLWALPAVAGLVALVMLLVQRLREARIVAVFVVLSLALWFVSVFYTAGGLFYSLRVLSPAFALLAVVASYGLAFWVQHPAAARYAAAGVALVLLESLPKTLVLPENPYRIAPREWPGAVAQFPTVVRNVNAALLAKVQPLPERRRILSDHAGLPRVFAAISTEVAPLWSPEVAWLFDEKLKPEEVAQRWRKSGLRYLVLGKTGASASFMQAHARWRAPYFTLKPVAETETHIILEATVPAGPAK
- the metF gene encoding methylenetetrahydrofolate reductase [NAD(P)H], with the protein product MTADRPISELFVQQRPLRSLEFFPPKDDAGVETLRQTALALKRIAPDFVSVTYGAGGSTRERTAQVSRLLRTEIGFTVMPHLTCVGHTREELNGVADQLHAGGYRNIMTLRGDPPKGQTEFVPYQDGLRYGSDLVALLKARHADFCLGVGGYPEKHPEAPSLEIDLDNLKRKVDAGAAFITTQLFFDNAVYYRFVEKCRARGIRVPIVPGIMPVLSLKQIKRFTEMCGATLPHKLTKRLEAAGEAPEIVESVGNEWAVTQIRDLVAHGAPGYHLYIMNRAKAALALAAGLAA
- a CDS encoding LptF/LptG family permease, producing MNLIHRHIFANVVLTCAAAVGLFTFVLMLGNAVNDLMPHIIAGQLGLETMVYLFALMVPVMFSYALPMGMLTGVLLVLGRMSSDREITALRASGVSVAWLSAPILFSALLGVGATLAINFEFMPRAKVAYETLLAQAVGQNPLSFIIPKTFIRDFPDRIVYVGDKQGDLLKDIWIWNLDKQKRVINSGRATTGWIRFDEANSKLVLSLDYLQAETHDRQDPEDPAKVRSGGATDHATFDLSLGKLTGRPTVNVKAKWLTFSQLIGEWRRLKQPDPTVPGDQRVKQLMRVQVTIHEKFAAAFSVLSFALIAIPLGIRVSRKETSANLGLALTLAMAYYFGTIMVGWVDGHPALRPDLLMWLPNLGFQALGFWMFYKVDRS
- a CDS encoding polysaccharide deacetylase family protein — protein: MALRLALKIDVDTDRGTRLGVPNLLADLGAAGVPATFLFSLGPDQTGRAITRVFRPGFLKKVGRTSIVELYGVRTLLNGTLLPAPHIGRRNEAMIRSVRDAGFETGIHCYSHYRWQDYVHTMSPGAVSAEFEAARTEFRRIFGTEAVTAGAAGWQANANSRAAYDRAGLLYASDTRGTAPFFPRIGDRTFATLEIPSTLPTVDELMGRPEFPDDRIVPHLLSLLRPDALNVFTLHAEIEGLGRRGIFRQLLAALPGAGVGVVSLEEAARQLLAQRASIPACELQQGSIDGRSGLLAVQGPPV